Within the Legionella pneumophila subsp. pneumophila str. Philadelphia 1 genome, the region CTCAGATACTGCGGCCAGTTTTGAATTAAAAGCCCCTGTTTTACCTAGAGAAAAAATGGGGGCAAAACACGACTTGATTATTGTCGTGGGTGGTGATGGCAGTTTACTTTCTGCCTCACGTATGGCTATAAAAGTTAATACACCGGTCATAGGGATTAACAGGGGGAGGCTAGGTTTTTTAACGGATATTTTACCCCAAGACATTGAGTCCCATTTAGGCCCTGTGCTTAATGGACAATATAATGAAGAAGAACGCTTCTTATTACATACTAAAATATATGATAAGGAAAACAGTTATTTTGAAGGCGATGCACTCAATGATGTCGTATTAGGCAGAGGAAGTGAAACGCATTTGATAGAATTTGATGTTTACATCAATCAGCAGCTGGTTAGCCATTACCGTTCAGATGGAATGATTTTATCCACTCCAACTGGCTCAACAGCCTATGCCTTGTCTGCAGGAGGACCGATAATGCATCCTCAACTCAATGCCATCGTCCTGGTACCCATGTTTTCACACAGCCTAAGTTCCCGACCACTCGTTATCGATGGGGAAGCAGAAATTGAATTGTATATCAGCAAATCAAATGAAACCGATTTGCGTATCAGTTGTGATGGTCACGAATCCCGTGTCGTTAAACCGGGACAGAAAGTAGCAGTCAAAAAAAACGGTAATCGATTGCGTTTGTTACACCCTCTTGATTATCATTATTATGATACATTACGAAGCAAACTTGGTTGGGAATCAAAGCATCAGGGATAAAACATGCTCACGACATTGCGCATTGAACATTTTGCTATTGTTAAACAACTGGAACTCGATTTTACACAAGGCATGACCACCTTTACGGGCGAAACAGGCGCTGGCAAATCCATCATGATTGACGCCTTGCTGTTAGCATTAGGTGAAAAAGCAGATCCTTCTGTAGTCCGCCCCGGCGAAGAAAAATGTGATATCACAGCCGGATTTTGTTTCGATGAATCATCAGAACTCGCTCAATGGTTGGCTGAGCACGATATTTCTTGCCATGATGGTGAAATCTATCTAAGGCGCATTATTTACGCAGAAGGCCGCTCCAAATCTTATATTAATGGCCAACCTTTCCCTTTACAAAAAATAAAGGAGTTAAGTGAAAAACTGGTGCACATCCATGGGCAACACCAGCATCAAACACTCATGCAACATGCAACACATAGACAACAACTTGATCGCTATGCCAATAACCACCTCTTGTTAAATGATGTCAATACACTCTATAAACAACATCAACAAATAGTACAAGAAATAAATGCATTACAAAGTCAGGAGCAACAAGCAGACCGCATTAAATTATTACAATTTCAAATTGATGAATTACAAGCGCTGGATATCCAGGATGGTGAACTGGAAGCCTTACATCAAGAGCATCAAATTTTGCATCATGCCAGAGAGTATCTGCAGTTAAGTCAACAGATCAATGAGCTATTGAATAGTGATGATCAACCGAATATTTGCTCTGGTTTAAACCAGATTTTTCAACTCATCCAGCAACTCCCTCAAGAACAAGCGCAAATAAAAAACACAGCTGAGTTAATTAATTCAGCCTTGATTCAATGTGAAGAAGCAATCACTGAAATGCAGCAATTCGCAGATAAAATTCAGCTGGATCCGGAAAGATTGCAAGAAGTGGAAGCCCGAATCAGCTCTATTCATCAACTAGCCCGGAAGTACCATCTTGATAGCAAATCGCTTCAGGAGCATGAAAAAACATTACAAAATGAATTGGAAAGTTTGCAAAATGTAGAAAGCAAATTGGCACATCTGCATTTGCAATTGGCTCAAATCAATAAGGTATATGAAAGCGCCGCATTAAAATTAAGTGAATCACGCAAAATTCACGCAAAAAAACTGGCTCAAGAAATAACGGCCAGCATTCAGCAGTTAGGGATGCCAAAAGGATGGATTGAAATTGAAATCACTCCTTTAGAAAAAATGCAAGCTCACGGATTGGATAAAGTGGAATACAAGGTATGTACTAACCCTGGGATGGAACCTGATTCATTGAACAAAATTGCCTCTGGCGGAGAATTATCCCGAATCAGTCTTGCAATACAGATGATTACAGCACAAAAAGGTTCAACTCCTACCTTATTATTTGATGAGGTCGATGTGGGTATTGGTGGCTCGACTGCTGCACTAGTTGGAAAAATGCTGAGAAAACTTGGAGAAAGATTGCAGGTTTTTTGTGTTACCCACCAGCCGCAAGTTGCTGCCTCGGCACACCATCACTTTTTAGTCACCAAACATAGTAATAACAATCAAACTTTTACTCATATTTCATTGCTTAAAGCATCCGATAAAATTGCCGAGATCGCTCGCATGATGGGTGGGCTCACTATAACAGAACAAACACTTTCTCATGCGAAAGAGCTGATATCGCTGAGCAATGAGTGAACACGTCGATCATTTTCGGGTGAAATTTTACCAATCTATTGATTTAATTTCCTATTTTTTATACAAAATCTAAATTAATTCAAAAAATTAAAAAAAAATTAATAAAAAAACAGCACAATTAATAAAATAATGCTACAATGGATGCGTAACAATTTAGGAAATTAACATGTCAGAAAAAATTCGTGGTACAGTCAAGTGGTTTAATGAGTCCAAAGGTTTCGGTTTTTTAGAAAGTGGCGGCAAAGATTATTTTGTGCATTTTAGTGCGATCCAAGGCAGTGGTTTTAAAACCCTGGCTGAAGGCGCTACTGTAATGTTTAAAGCTTGCAATGGTCAAAAAGGACCTCAAGCTGAGGAAGTTGAAGTAGTCTAATTTTTTTATATTAGCCCTGTTTTTTTAAGTATAATTTAATCCTTAGAAAAGCAGGGCTTTTTTTATCTACAACATTCTTAAAATTTCTGTTCTGCACTTAAAAAAACTCTGCTCAAGCAATTGCTTTGGCAAATATTGGTTAAAGCCAGCTCAATTATATGATAAAGTTTGTGCCATCATTCAATTCAATAGCGCTCAAATTATTATTGGCAAATACCTGTGCTGATAATAGCTGTTACTAGCATTCTGTTTTTCAATGGAGGCAGCATAGTAGATAAATATCAATCCCCCATCGTTTCTGGTAGACTGCATAAAGACGTTCGGTCATATCTTGTCTATTATAAATTGTTTCTGTACAAACTAGTATGGTTCTCATCAAACTCTTGTCCAACTTCTTCTTGAACCAATTCTGTTGTTATTCTTACCTTATTAGAGTTATCCATGTCAGTTTGATTGGTGATGGTTTTCTCATGACTATCATCTTTTTCTGCCCACAACTTTGCTGGATTTTCTCGTAATATTTCAGAAGGTGACTTAACTTTCATATCATGAAACACAGTAGAATATGAGTTACTTTTGCTATCAATGAGATCTATTTTCGAATGCTCAGATTTTGATTGTTTTTGTTCCTTTTTTTTCAGTCTTGAAACGGAATCATATGTAAACATACTTGATAGGATGTCTCTTAAAAATTTACCAATTCCTTCTCTTATGAATTCTCCTATGGCACTTAAATATGAACCAATTTTTGAGAGTATACTCTCAAAAAAGTAAGATTCTGTTTGTCTTTTTGATGAAGACTTGTTCCCTTGTTTTTCCCTCTCTTGCTGACGTTCTTTGCTTGTTTTTTTAATTTGAGAGGGTTGAAGCAATACATCTTGATTTTTCGGATTGATTTGTTTTAGCTCAACCATTAGGTTTTTCTTTTTATTGTAAGCATCACCTGCTTTGTCAAGGTATCTAAATATATTAAGATTCATCTCTTGTTCAGCTTCTGTTCTTAGATAAAAGAAATGAGCCTCGGGCAGTCCTTTAGCACCAACTTCGGGATGGAATTGCGTGGTTATAATAGGAACACCAAACTCTGATTCTGCTGCTTCATTGGACTCATTATCACTTGCAGTACCTGTATGTTGAAAGCCTGCTGCTAATTTGGAAACAACTTGCTCATGCGCGCCAAAAAACTCCGTTTCATAATGCGGGGAAGTAAGAGGATGAGAATCTTCTAATCCATTTAAACTCGTTTTTATATTTTGTAGTTCTGTTTTTAATTGATTAGTCTCGCCTATTTCTCCTACTAATTCTCTTAAATCAAACAACTCCTCTTCTATATTTAATCCAGTCAACTTTAATAAAAGTTGCACTTCAGATTTATCTAACTCTTCTAATTTTCCTAATGCATCTAATTTCCCTGCTTCCTGTACTAGGTTTAATTTTTCCAATGCATTTAGTTTTTCTGACAATCTATTATATTGGTTCATTCTTTCATTAAACGCTTTTCTGGCTGTATCCATTTCTTTCTGGACTTGTTTTCCACCAATAATTTGAGCTATTAATGAACCCTTATGCACTTTGATTGCATCATAATTCATGACTTTTTGTGTATTTAATTTGTCAGAATTTAAATCGCATATTTCTCCACCGCCATATACTGCAATGACTTGATGCCCACCACAAACACCTAGAATAGGCATACCTTTTTCTGTCGCTACATGCACTAATGCCAATTCAGCAATTGTTCTGGAAAAATCATAATTTTGATCGGGGTCTCTTGTTTGATTAAAAAGCTCAGGATCAATCATTGAATTATTACCAGATAATGCTAACACATCAACATTTTTAAGTAATTCCATTGCTTTTGCTTTGGCGTGTGCAAATAATCTTTGTCGGCCTTCTTTAGTGGAATACAACTTATCAAATTCTTCTTTGGGTATGTCTTCCATCATTTTCCTGTAGTCGCCGTCAATAACTTCGGAACCGACATGTGTAAATGATTCTTTCAACGAAAGAACACTGCTTCCACCAACTTCAGGACTATAGGTAACAATTACTCTTGCCATGATCATAAGCATATTTGAATGAGCAAATGATATTATAAATGATCATTATTAAGGGATCCTTATTTATTGGTTTGGTTTTGAGCAATTCGCAATTTCAGGTAATTATTTGATGAAACTGAAAATTAAAAGGAGTTCTGGACAAGAGCAAATTATTTGCAGCCGTGAACTATGACCTTCGCTTTGATACCATGGGATACAATATAGAGCTTGATTAGCGGCCTTATTCCTGGAACACTATTTACCCTATTTGTTTTGCCTGCGATTTACAACATCATCAAATCCAAACTAATTGATTTACAAAAACAAGCGGCAAAAATCGGTGCAGCAAAGAATAAAGATTTATTTAAAATGCAATAAGTGGATATGGATTTTTGCAAATACTATCAGTATTCTAGGCAACATGATTTCCCCGCTGACTTATTTATGACTTGTAAAGGATCTACGGTATTAATGGTTCCACCGGAAGGATTTTGCTTTAATTATGAAACATCAACCAGCAACTCTTTCCAATCATTCATGTCTATCAAAGACATAAGCACTAAGGCGCTAGCAGAATTTACTGCTATGGTGTTACAACTGGAAAAAGAAGAGATAAAAGTATTAACCCTATCGCAAAGACAGGATTTACCGGATGCCGTCTTTCCCAATAACTGGTTTTCAACACATATTGATGCAAGAGGGAATAATATTCTTATTATTTATCCATTACTAGCTAAAAACAGACAAGCAGAAGTCAATATCAAAGGATTAATGGAAGTACTGAACCAAGCTCAATTTGAAGTTCATGAAATAATTGACTTAAGAAACGATAAGGATGAAATCCTTGAAGGAACTGGCAGCCTGGTTTTAGATAGAGAAAACCACCTTCTTTATGCGTCTTTATCCCCGAGAACTTCCCTGAATCTGGTAAACAAAGTCGCTGATATCCTGGGATACACTCCTATTGTATTTAATAGTGTAGATAGACAGAACAAGCCCGTCTATCATACCAACGTCATAATGAGTCTAAGCCAATGCTACGCGATTATTTGCCTGGATTCTATTCATGATACTCAACAAAAAGCCATGCTTTCAGAAAGTTTCAAAGAAACAGGCAAAACAATGATTGACATTAGTTGGAATCAAGCACAGCACATGTGTGGTAATGTTTTGGAACTTTATAACAAAAAAGGTGAGAGCCTTTTAATTTTATCCGAGCAAGCTAAAAGACACTTTACTCATGAGCAGCTAAGAATCATCCAACAACACTCCAGATTAATATCAACAGATATCCCTACAATAGAAGCCATTGGAGGTGGAAGCGCACGATGCATGATGGCTGAGATTTTTTATTAAAAGTTCAAAAAATTTTGCTACCAGTTTAATTTCCTTTCAGATATTCTCTAAAACGAGACTTAAGAAAAACCCCAAGGTCAAGGTAAAAAAAGATTGGAGGTTTACTTAAGGCCTGTAAAAAACTAATCATTCAGGCAGGGAATCATCATGAAAATTAGTGAATTAAAAAAACTGGTTGCTGAATTAAATAAAGAGGTTTCACCAAAGGTTACATGCACAAACATAATTAACCTGGCTGGCAATTTATCAGAAATCATTGAGTATTTTGAGCAGGATGAACATGTTGGTCCAGAGCTTATATACCGAATAGAAGCGGTGATTTGTGAATTCTGGAAGCTAGTTAGTCTCACATTACCTTATGAAGAATGGCAAAGCAGTATTCAAGTTGCTCCCTGGCTTATATTACAGCAATCATTATCCAAAGCCGGGTTACTGCCTACGGATTTCCACCATCCCATTTTGTACCAGCGCTTAAAAGAACGCTATGAAAGCTTTGGTCACAGCGAGTTAGGAGTTGACCAGCTCTTGCCCTTGCTTATCCGTTGCAGCCGCATGACTGGGTATGCCAATAAAGATCCACAATCTCTTGATACTTATCCTCACTCACCATTAAACAAACAAATCGAAGCGAGAAGACCACAGGAGCTTGCCAAGCTAAAAGACATCCTCTGCCTTTTAAGAGCCATCTTCTATTTAATTCATCATTGTTGCACCATTGAGCAATTGACGTTAATTCCTTACCTGATTTATTTTCGTAATCCCACTACAGATGAAGAAAGACGATCTGAATTGGCCATTTTTAACTGGCTAACCCAAAAACCAGCTGATTGCCTTGAATTCTTTAAAACCAATGAAGATTACATTGACACAAGATCATTTAGGCAAATTAGTGAGTTGGCACCATTACGCCCTTTTATCCCAACTGCGCGTAGTGATTTTATTAAAATAACTAATAGAGAACACTGGATATACCCTTTTATTCAAAGCAGGACAAATACATCAAGATCAGAGTATGATTTGCTGAATGATGCAGTCAATTGGTTAGATACTGATTTTGCAACTGAGAAAGATAAATCCTATCATGCTGCTTTGGAGTTTGCCCATACCGTCAAAAAGCAAGCAAACATTTTAACCCAAAGGGAAATGAAAATAGTGCATTCCGCGCTCTATGTCTTTTGTCTGGACAAATACATAAAACATCGTAAAGCAGATCCTCGTCCAAGGTGCACTCCGTTTTCACTTTCGGGAGAAACAAAATGCCAAGCAGCCGAAAAAAAACAGCAGGAGATACTGGGAAAACCAACGAAGTTTGGATTTTTCGAAAATCTGGCCTTGAATGAAGGAAGATTAAAAACACTGACCAAGACTTTTGAAATGCCACCCTATCCTTTACTAAGAAATTAGTTAAATTTAATTGTTGTTTTGACTGAAATGAAAGATTATGTCTGATTAAATCAAAACTAATTCGAATTAGAATCTGGTAATATTGGCATTCACTAAAGGTGCTTCATTTTCTGGAGTCTCCATAGGCGTAGCGACGGGCTCTGGACCCTTGATATTTTGCAGCCTTTGTTTGAATGATGAAACCAAAGTTTCATTTTCGTTTTTAATATTAAATAATTTGGAAAATAGCGTTTTAAAGAAACTCACCAGAAAATTGTCAGAATTTTTAAGTAATACATTTTTACATTGATCACTTAGGCCGTGAGCCTTGACCTCTGCCAAACGAATAGAAGGCTCTTTGCTGGTTGTTTTTAGCATGTCTTCCATCTTTGATATTTCCTGAATTTTTTCATCTTTGATTTCTTTTGACAAACTCTTATGATTACTAACATGCTCTCTTATTTCTGTCAGTGAGTCATACACACTGATCATCGTGTCATATTTTTCTAATTTACCCATAAAACTTTTCGCACTTTTATTCTGCTCCTGCAAAAACCTGAGTGTCTCATGATCCGGAATACGTTGGGTATTCATTAACTGAGACTGATGGGATCTTAATGCGGCTATTTTTTCTTCACGGCAGGGATTACCTTTAGGTTTCTTTTCTTCTGCCTCAATCAGGCTCTGTACTTCTTTTAGATGGACGTTTAATTGCTCGTAAGCTGCTTTTAACTCCTTATTCTTTTCAAAAATAGCAGGAGCATGAATTTTAAACTGGGTTTCAAGCCCTGTTTCCATATTATCAATGGCTATTTCTTTGATTATTTCAGATTTTTTGGCAATAAAATCAGGCATGATTTGCTTCAAGAATACCTTTCCATAAGGACCGAGTTCGTTGTTCAATTGCTCGCTGATTTTAGTATTAATATAATTAGTAAAAACTTGTCCTTTAAATGCTTCTCCAATAAGAAAGTTTCCTTTAGTTTTTGACAAGACTTCGGGGTTAGAGTCATTTAATATTTGCACTGCCAAATTTAAACGCTCGGCTGGGTTTTTATCAAAATTCGAGAGGATATTCTGAACATCGGAAATCATTTGTAACTTATCTTTTTTGATTTCGGGTAAGTCACTCCCGTTCTCTATGGTTTCTTTTAAAGAATTAAGTACATCATAAATATTGATTAAGGCGTCATTGCTTTCCAGAGATTTCAGCGAAGACCTTGTTTCTTCTTGCATCTTCTTAAGGAATTCCACTGTATTTTCTTTAGGAATACTGTCCAAATCACTCAAGCGATCCTTTAGAGAAGTCAATTTGGCTATTTTTTCATTGCGACAAGGATTATCCCTGGTCTTTTTATTTTCCTCATCAAGTAATGTATTAATTTCCTTCAATGTATTATTTAAATCAACGTACGCCTCTTTCAATGGATTGTTATTCAGCAAAATTCCGGGAGTAATCGCATTAATTTTTGAGCCAATTTCAGCCCCCATTTTGCTGTCAAATGCAACATTTCCCAATATTTCAGATTGATGCAAATGAATTTCCGGGCTTATTTTATCGATAAATAAACTGGTATAAATTCCCAATTCATTGTGCAGAGAGTTTTTAATATCGCTCTGAATATAACTGTCAAATAGTAATTTTTTAAAAGACTCTATTTTATTATTGATAATGTCAGGGGCTATTCTGTCTATTGCTTTTGCAATTTCCTCTTCCATATCTTGGTCAATAGTAATTTTCTCTAAAATCTCATTTTTTTTATCGAGAAAATCCTTTTCAATGAATTGTAGAAACTGTTCGGCATGAGAACCAATTTTAGCATCAAGGGCACTATTGACATTAGCATGGATGTAATTAAAAAATATTTTTTCTTTAAAGGCTTGTATTTTTTCTGGCCCAACTTCCAGCTCCTGTTTCTTTAGCAGATCAATAAAATAACCTATACGCTCTTCACATAATTTTACCTTTAATCGTTTTGTATCATCCAAACCGGTAATCAATTCTTGAAGTTTACTTTCATCATTAATAATTCTTTCTGTCGCGGCTTTAAAATCTTCCGGTGTTTGCAACTCCCTAAGAAAATAAGCGAGATCATATTGGTAGTTTATTTTGATAAGATGGGGTTGAAGCTCCGCATAAAGCTGCAAAAATTGTTCTTTATTCTCTTCTTTTTCGAAATCGCCATCCAAATATAAATCCCTTAATTTATCAAAAGGGCTGGATGGTTTATTAATTTTATGACGCTCTTCGAATACCCTGTCAATGGCATGGAGTAATGAGTACTCACCATCTGTTTTGGAAATGTAATCCTCAGTAAATTCAGGATTAATTTTAGCAAGATAAGGTTGAATTTTTTTATATTCATTCGAAGCTTCTTCTTTTAATTCCTCTAATGTCCTCTCGTACAGATTCATGTGCACCCCATCTTCTATATCCTTCGCAATATGCCTTAAGCTGGCATATGGTTGATATAAAGTACTGAATTGCTCATGCTCTGTACCAAATATACTTTTTTTCGTATCGATTGCACTGGTATCTTCCTTGACACTTTCAAGGCGTTCCATTTCTCTTGCCAAACGTTTTTGTGTGCTTGTTGTATCAATTAATAACTCCAAACCCGTTTGATCTTTTTCCAAAGGTAAATTGACAATCAGAGAACTATAGAACTTTTCAAATCGCTCACTCACAGTACGAGAATACGTACCGGGCTTTAGGCCCAAATGAAATTCTGCATTATCAGCAGCCGCCATTAAAATGGTGCCGAACTCTGCTTGAATTTCTTTTAAACGCCCCATTGTTAATTCTCGTCCTTCTTTACCAATATCAGAAAGCTGCATCTGCAGTTTAGCGGCAGTACTCAGAATCTTTTTAACTGAACCTGGACCAAAGGATAATCCATTTAATCCTTCAACAAATGCTTTCACATTCGCATCTATTTCCTCTTTGGAAGGTTCTGGAGTGTCAGGTTCCGCTTTTAACTTATTGAGCTTGACTGGAATTTGATAGAGGCTTTCTGCAATTAATTGTAAATAAGAAGTATCTTTCAGTGACGTACTTTGTTGAAGAGCATTTTCCTCATTCATAATTCTTTGCAAAGCACCACTGAAATCCTTTGCTGTCTTTAAACCTTCTAAAAATTGCGTTTGATCATAAGTACTATCGATTTTATGGAGGTACGGCTGAATTTCCTTGTATAGCTGTCGAAATTTTTCCTTGTTTTCCTCTTTTTCAAAGTCTCCTTCCAAATGCAAATCCTTAAGTTTAGCAAAACTACTTTCAGGATTATTAATGCGTTGGCGCATTGACATCACTTCATCAATAGCTTTCAGTAGTGTTGATGACTCTTTATGTTTTGCTATGAAATTTTTATCAAATTTTGGATCAACAGACTCGAGAAGAGGTTGGATTTTGTCATAATAACTAACCGCTTCCTCTTTTAATTCGTCAAAAGAAGGTTTATATGGATTATTTTGATCTCGAAACTCATCAGTAATACGCTTTAACAAGAGATAGGGCTGATAAACGCTATTAAATTCTTCATGTTTTGTGCCAAAAACTACCTCATGAGGGTTAGTTGTACCAGTAATAACAGGAGTAACAGGTTTTTCTGGTGCCTTAACCTTTGGTGCCGGTTCTTGTTTTAAAGGCAGATTACTAACAAGACCATTACAAAAATTACTGACAATAGTGCTTATGTTATTGGAGTAGGAGCCAAACTTTTGACCTGAATGATACTCGGTATATTCTGCAGCCGCCCTGAATTGCGCATTCAATTCGGAATGAATGTCCTTAAGTTTACCAAGTGTTACTTCAGGACTTTCCTTATCCAGATTAGAAAGCTGGGTTTCGAGTTTGGTCAAGGCAGCCAGTATTTTTTTCACAGAACCAGGGCCAAAAGACAAGCCACTGATCCCCTTGGCAAATTCGCCAATTTGAGTTTTTATTTTTTCCCTGGCTGAATCTGAAACTTCCAGGTCACCATCAAAATTATCGATGGCTTCCTGAATTTTACCCAATTGCTCACTAATTAATTGCTGATCTGTTTTAGGCTTAGGTCCTTTTGACAAACCAGATTCTACAACCGCTTGTTGTTTCTTCCATGCAGTAATAATATTTTGCTTGGGGGGCTCTTGTTTTTCTGTGGTTTTTAAATAATCACCTATGAGTGGCATACCCTCTAATGGTTTTAGCAAATCCAAACCCTCTTGGACAATTGCCTTTAATCCTGGATTATTTCCTGCCTCCATAACATAGTACTTACTGAAACAGATATTCATAACCAGAGCATTAAATGTGGTCATGACAAATCGCGTACGGTGATAAATGTTATTGGGGTCACCATAGTCATTTAACGACTCCAGCTTTTCCAAGCCATTCTTCATATAATGCATGGAGTTTATTAATTGCTTGTACATGGCAACTTCAGGGCTGTCTTTATGAAACTCGAGATACGGTATTTTGTCAAAATCAAGCGTTTCTCCATTCGATGAGAGCTGTTTCCATACCTCAGGAGAAAGATTGTCCTTAAGATAAGTCTGAAATTTTTTATTGAAAAAATCATCAACAGACTTGGATAACTTCAATTTACTCATCTGCCCAAAGAGCGTTTGTTTCTCAAGTTCTGCCCCCTTCGCTACCAAGGGATTTTTTGCATATTGTTCTTCGCGAGCTTCTTCCTCCTTATCCAGCAAAGTCGTTTTATCCTGATTTAAATCACTAATTTTCTCATTTAAATAGTCATTAATACCTGATTTAAGAGATACCAGATCGGTGAGGCGAAGAGGAGGGTCCGTTGGTTTTGAACTGGTTAGGCTGCTTACAAGGCGAGTGTTAATATCATCATGCTTCAACGCCAATAATTGTGGTTGAAATGTTTTATAAGCCTTGCGAAGAAATTCTTTATCCGATTCATCCAGAGAATCAAAC harbors:
- the sidH gene encoding Dot/Icm T4SS effector SidH — its product is MKRTIETYIIYLKEDLKIADTCKTIKDGLLKSITDKTHFSEELATYFERDNPNAPFKVNTTDPTQVAVLKKLLNALENAEKSFRAIENIDISRDRYTAMIAKDAVMVSYKAVHEIYAALQLINHSNSDIQDIVGPHIQKLLPQMALASKALGNFAPEHPEESAGAVLAGVVNMLPTEKPTESESLGKLSNLIFELPHYFEELQKLIATGASGIATKSITSAEDYQSAMIKKANETKYYFEQLSSKSGLLAIPSYLSIVKRLIAHSTDLVNAGAPLTKQAYLDAVAKLEDIKHNILPQLISELEMVEESMGLKPGLLTDPALEQMNKYYTQLAEQVDNIAKAAGVLDTVSDYSDSIGGKIVRFLAGDSKKLDVGPKLTPAPDLGVLMDDVFIQKRRSNQESRLNEARLSSEDKSVLAAANRFFDKIGSYNSIHKAWSKWSLANISQSEKDALIKEYKQFQPHFAALYPDIDKLVVDALTQPTGSNIVSRLYSSDYKQLWSSDHFKQVLSCKDSVLSSIQQSLAQSEFKAKLIEKTMSHSEETAYSMNNKTTNLTTRVQPFEPLKFTLEDDKPVEYYHKRVIAASNQILELERAQKGVAEFFNYIQKKYPHENPSFDSLDESDKEFLRKAYKTFQPQLLALKHDDINTRLVSSLTSSKPTDPPLRLTDLVSLKSGINDYLNEKISDLNQDKTTLLDKEEEAREEQYAKNPLVAKGAELEKQTLFGQMSKLKLSKSVDDFFNKKFQTYLKDNLSPEVWKQLSSNGETLDFDKIPYLEFHKDSPEVAMYKQLINSMHYMKNGLEKLESLNDYGDPNNIYHRTRFVMTTFNALVMNICFSKYYVMEAGNNPGLKAIVQEGLDLLKPLEGMPLIGDYLKTTEKQEPPKQNIITAWKKQQAVVESGLSKGPKPKTDQQLISEQLGKIQEAIDNFDGDLEVSDSAREKIKTQIGEFAKGISGLSFGPGSVKKILAALTKLETQLSNLDKESPEVTLGKLKDIHSELNAQFRAAAEYTEYHSGQKFGSYSNNISTIVSNFCNGLVSNLPLKQEPAPKVKAPEKPVTPVITGTTNPHEVVFGTKHEEFNSVYQPYLLLKRITDEFRDQNNPYKPSFDELKEEAVSYYDKIQPLLESVDPKFDKNFIAKHKESSTLLKAIDEVMSMRQRINNPESSFAKLKDLHLEGDFEKEENKEKFRQLYKEIQPYLHKIDSTYDQTQFLEGLKTAKDFSGALQRIMNEENALQQSTSLKDTSYLQLIAESLYQIPVKLNKLKAEPDTPEPSKEEIDANVKAFVEGLNGLSFGPGSVKKILSTAAKLQMQLSDIGKEGRELTMGRLKEIQAEFGTILMAAADNAEFHLGLKPGTYSRTVSERFEKFYSSLIVNLPLEKDQTGLELLIDTTSTQKRLAREMERLESVKEDTSAIDTKKSIFGTEHEQFSTLYQPYASLRHIAKDIEDGVHMNLYERTLEELKEEASNEYKKIQPYLAKINPEFTEDYISKTDGEYSLLHAIDRVFEERHKINKPSSPFDKLRDLYLDGDFEKEENKEQFLQLYAELQPHLIKINYQYDLAYFLRELQTPEDFKAATERIINDESKLQELITGLDDTKRLKVKLCEERIGYFIDLLKKQELEVGPEKIQAFKEKIFFNYIHANVNSALDAKIGSHAEQFLQFIEKDFLDKKNEILEKITIDQDMEEEIAKAIDRIAPDIINNKIESFKKLLFDSYIQSDIKNSLHNELGIYTSLFIDKISPEIHLHQSEILGNVAFDSKMGAEIGSKINAITPGILLNNNPLKEAYVDLNNTLKEINTLLDEENKKTRDNPCRNEKIAKLTSLKDRLSDLDSIPKENTVEFLKKMQEETRSSLKSLESNDALINIYDVLNSLKETIENGSDLPEIKKDKLQMISDVQNILSNFDKNPAERLNLAVQILNDSNPEVLSKTKGNFLIGEAFKGQVFTNYINTKISEQLNNELGPYGKVFLKQIMPDFIAKKSEIIKEIAIDNMETGLETQFKIHAPAIFEKNKELKAAYEQLNVHLKEVQSLIEAEEKKPKGNPCREEKIAALRSHQSQLMNTQRIPDHETLRFLQEQNKSAKSFMGKLEKYDTMISVYDSLTEIREHVSNHKSLSKEIKDEKIQEISKMEDMLKTTSKEPSIRLAEVKAHGLSDQCKNVLLKNSDNFLVSFFKTLFSKLFNIKNENETLVSSFKQRLQNIKGPEPVATPMETPENEAPLVNANITRF